DNA from Eucalyptus grandis isolate ANBG69807.140 chromosome 5, ASM1654582v1, whole genome shotgun sequence:
acaccgTTTCCTTGTAGTTGAGGACCTTTTCTCCTCGGACGATCTGTTGGCGCAATTTCTAGGACTCGCAGCCGCGGTTTGACGCCCGACAGCATCTGATTCACAacctctctcttccccctctcCCGTATTTTAACCGAACAGTACGAAGGAGGAGCGACTCTTGTTCGTTCTTAACACCCTCTAAGGCGCAAAATTAGCCGCGAACGAGAGAAACAATGagcggagccggagccggagccggagccgttgccggagctggagctggagctggaggCCAGCCGGTGTGCGCGCAAGAAGCGCTCGACCTGCTCAATTGCGTCGCTCAGACCCCTTACGACCACGACAAGTGCGTGCGTCTCTTGAACTCCCTCCGGGAGTGCGTCCTCAATAAGGTAAATTACCTTTGCGGTATTCGTGGGTCATCTACGTGTTCGCATTGCGTTTTCTTCGATCTCGCGCGTGTTTCGCTCTAAATTTGGCTGTGGGTTTAGATGggattttcctctttttgtctgttatattctttttttccggTTCATTTGTTTCGTAATCGTGACCGGGACATGTTTGTTTGAATGCACGCGCGTTTGAGTTGGGTGCTTCAGCTGTCAAAAGCTGAAGATGTGACTGAATCCAGAAAATGAGCTCACCCTTTAAGTGGAATGTGTGATTATGCGTTTCTTAGATCaaagattagatttttttttcctattgaaTGGGGTTGGGGGGGGGGTGTTGTCTCTGGAGCTCCTGCTGGTTCGATTATGTTGAACTCGGGGAACTGTCACTGCACTGCATAGTTTGTGATGAGGAGTGATGAAAAAAGTGAGGAAGTGACTTGGGTCTCCTTACCGAGCTTCTGAATTAGTTTTCCGTTGAGGGATGTCTTCGTATCTGCTCAATTGAGAACGAGCCTGGAAATGTTGGATGATGATCATCAAATGCAGCGCTTGGGTATGTCTAATacagaaaaaagaattgaattttgaatGGTATCTGTTGGCTATGCGTATTGAGTTCTTAGTGTTGCAGATTGCAATATGAGACCAAGAGAGTTACAATAGGAGGAAGAGTGGAACAATGCGCTGAGTACTAAGTTTGCACATCCAAAGGCAGACGTTAGGTTATCAGTTTAGGCAATCATTAGTTTCTGGCTGCAGAAACCATTGCTTGGTTTCTCACCCATTATCTTTTGGCTTTAGTTGAACATTGAATGACAAGAACATTTACTAATCTGATAGCTTCACAAGCAGCAGTCTGCACTTTCCTTTATGTTTTGGGACAATTTAATtggaaatatcatttttttgtatgaagtttatttataaacccGCATTTAGTTAGTAGAAGTTAGCAACCCTTATGCCAGCCACTCAGCGTTTGAGGTTTCTTCATCTGCTGTTGGCAACAGGTCTCTGCTGATCAAGATTTTTGAAAGTTAGGCAGCTGTTTAGTTGTGATCCCTTTAATGAATTACAAGTTACTGCCTTCACATTTAAATGGAAGTGAGGCTGGACTAACCTATGGAATTACGTTTTTTTGGCCAAACGGATTGACATTGTTCTTGGTCAAGTGCTTTTTCAAGAGATTGCAGCTTTCACTACTCATGTTTAGCTCTCATTCTAGTGGTCTAAAGCTCTTTAGTACAGGATGTTATCCGTGTTGATGCTCATTGATTTCTAACGGGGAAAAACCCATTAGCTTATATCTATGATTGTTTCTATTTGTCATGTACTTGCCAATCTAGTTGGTCATATCATTGGTACAAAAGGAAATATAGCCATCTGAGTATGTCCTGAGAAGAATTACATAGTCTGAATTTCTTGTTTGGTTTTTATTGGAAGGGTGAGAGAAGAACCTGTTGCGGTAGAGTCTCATTGTATTCGTGAGTCATGACCGCTTATCAATAAGCTTacatttttttgccttttctacTTGAATGCTAACTGTTTATTGGATGTCTCCCGGTTCCTTCTTATTATCCTGTATGCTGAACTCCGTTGTTGTTCTTGGATTCCTTCTGGTAAATGTGCCATCTCAAGTGTTTATGGTCTCATGCTCCCATCATGATCTTGTTGTCAACAATATTCAGTTTCAGCTAATTTAGATGAGCCATTAACATGACAAATCTGATATTAGTATTAATTCCAGCCAATCCCAGAAAACCCATGGACTTTCATCCAGATGACTAAAACACCCTGACGTTTCAAATGACCCAAAAAAGCTCACAAACTTTTACCTGAGGGACAAAAATACCCATAGTTAAGTCTTCTGTCCATAGAAGCTGATGTGGCACATGATGACGTGGCTAATAGCGCTGGTGTGTGTAGAAATATACATCCGCTAAAGCCAAAAGATTCCGCGGACACATCAGCAATAGTTAGACAACTCTGTTTTGTTTCCGGTTCCTGTTAGTTGGGACAAATCTGATTCACGGACATTTTAGGTGATCAGCTCTTTACTATGCTTATTTGCTATGTCAACCATGTCATCATGTGCCGCTTCGGTTTTCTTGGATAGAAAATTTAAGGGTGAGTGCTTTTTGTCCTTCGTGGGGCACTTTGGGTCGTGTGTGTTTGTCCTACAAGACAAAAGTtcaggtgtttttttttttttttgacgatttGGCCTATCAATTCTCAGGGATAGAGTTTAGGTCTTACACGGTTTTTGTTAACATAAAGTGGATGCTTCTCTTAGATTTAGAGAATGATATGAGGTGTCCCAGTTTATCGTAAAGGTTGGAGAAAAAGCAAGACAGTCTTTTCCTTTGCCTCTGTCCTAGTATGAAATTGAGCTGTTCCTCATCTTTATTCTGTCCTAATCATTTTCCCTCTTTCGACAGAAAGTGAAGAAGTTCTCGCTGGCCGAAGAGCCACAAGATTCGGGCACTAGTAAAAAGAGAGCTTGATGATATTTTCCCGGGAGGTGGCCACCTCAAGGGCATGCTTTCCAATGTTTTTGCTAGCGGAAAAACAACCGTGATGATCAGCATCAACTGACTTTGTGGAACATCTGGGAAAACATGGTTCATTGTATGTTATTCCTTGTTACAGATCTCGCCAAGGAATTGAATTATACACTGACGGCTCAGTTCCGATTGTTGTATCATCTGATGCGATTCTGCTTATCTTATTCCCTCTTTACGCTCTAATTACAGTAATAGCACACCGATGTCAATGTGTTAAGAAGAGGAGTCTTCTCATTGTGAAAGAGCCAAAAGGCCAATAAGAGAAGTCTGGCTCAATGATGACATAGCTCTGTAGTTCTTTTTGCTTATATGGTGGCTATTGAGTTCTTTGTTGGGGAAATGAAAATGCTAGAGAAGCATCATACATCGCATTAGCTAACCTCGGAGAAAATTGACAAGCACTTCCACCGTCCAACAGAAGAATTGTCAAGTTGGAACACCACTTTCATACACAAGAATCCATGACAAAAGATTTtaaggagaagaaaaattttccaaaccaaGGATCTACTTTAAGCATCCCCTGACTAAAACCCAAATGACCCAACGCCGGTACACCAATCCATAGGCTTAGAAGGTGGACGAGATGTCTGCATTGTGAATGAGGTAAGTGAGCACCAGAGCCACCAACATGAGCACATATGCCACTCCCTGGTCGATCGATGTTCCTGAGATCGCACAAATCGCAACTATTAGCAACAACCCTTTTACAAAATCAAATCTTTCCATGCAATGATCTCAAGGGAAGGATGATGCCAACAGCAGAAGAAGGCACAAAATGAACCGGTTTTTGACCCGAGTTATGTTGCACACAGCTGATTTGCTCTTTGCTCATTAGAAACCTGGAAGTCCATTTCAATTGCAGAACTTGCTACATTATAGAGGAATTTTACTAAAGCTCATCTATCAGACGGCGGATCAAGCAGCTTTAGCGTTGCAATATGCCAATGTTTGAAACATGAATCGCTTGACAATTccagaaaaaaattgtaaaaagtcAAGATGGGTAGACATGATTTGGCCAGAAATAGAATGCTTCATTACTCGGCACATGACAGGCAGGTACCCATCAAGGAGGGACCGGTCCGTCAGCGTCAAGGAATTTCTTGATAATTGAAATGGTTACCCTGAAAAGCTGTCAATAATTGAAGGGGACAGTCTGCCAGCTTCACTTTCGGAACTAGATTTGGAAAATGGGCAAGGAAATTAGGATTGACTTATTTCTGTATTGATTATGACATTTAAATTGAGTAAATGTAACCGAGAAAATTACCCATGGAATTTGAATTCGAAAATCTTCTTTGATCCGcaccattttaaaaaatttcatgtttcaaAACTTAAAAATCAAGAATGGCACGGGAATGCATTGAGATCTTCTCTTCATCATATCCTAGTGCACGAATCAATCAATGTAATGCTTCAGGTCAAATTGCTAAGCCGAAAAATGacttaatttagaataaaaccctttttccaaaattgaattttggaaAGGAAGGAGCCATTTACAATGAAAATCTAGAATAACTTTAAGATGCAGGATGAATTGGAATAACTTTCAAATGCCGTCTTGCCAGAGAAACTAAACACGATTTATTTATCTCAAAAAACCACagcacgaaaaaaaaaaaaaatcaacaatgcCGCACATCTCAACTTCAGATCTCAATCTCACCAAATGCAAGAGAcacccaaagagagagagagagagagagagggggctcACCGTCGCTGGCGGGCGCGGGTGCCGGGGCGCGGGACTGGGCCTGGGCGGTGGGCAACGCAATGGCGATGACGAGGGCCGCAATGGCGGCCAGCACGCCGTGCGAGAACCTGTAGACCTCCATATTTTCCTCCTCGTCCGATCTCGGTCGAGCCCGCTACCAACCCAGATGGGAATCGTCAAACAcgagggaaaaaacaaaaagaaaaacgcaAAGAACCGCAAAAAACGCCGGGCGAGAGAGGGGAGATCTCGGCCGGGTCTCTCTCTGCGACGCCTCTCGCAGTACAAGGCAGCCCCCCTGGCGAGCGCGGCCGCAGAGAGAGAAGcgaaggaaaggcaaggaaaaagggaaagatttCGGCGAGGATTCTTGCTGTAATGCGAGAGAAAgagacgaagagagagagagagagaggaagggacgAGGATTGGTGGAGATTTTGAGGGGTCGCTTGAAGATTTATAGGAGCATAACGTTACAATGCAATACCAAACGCACACATGGGTCGTGTTtcgcccctttttttttcctctgatttattaatttcttttcgaGTATCGGAGACATTTGTCaacaaactatataaaaataaagattattGAAAATTTCAGTGTTTTCGAGTACGGAAAGTTTGTTTTGAGTCGGACATTTGTCAACAAactatatcacaaaaaaaaaaaaaaagggttaatatcacaaaaatttctaaactttagtctataaaaactccaaatttatatacttatgataaatttatcctcaattaaattctatttaatttggTTACACCCATTAACTGttacaaatttaacaaaaattaataaataataaatttattatgaatatACTAGTTTATGTTTTTTCATGGTATAAATATGTAGTTTCAAGTGCATTGCTTTTCTTTTGGCATCTGTGAtcaatgttttgaaaattattatctTCTTAATTAAATATGCTTAACAAATGCTTCGAAAGCATTTTGCTAATAAGGCCCTTGCTAACAATAATGTTGTATAGATCAAGCATCATTAGGACAtgaatctctttttttttttttcttttttgactaaTAATAGAGAATGTTGGATACATGTTAAGCATACTTAAGAGTAGTTGGATGTAATTGTGGCTTCATTGTTGCTCACGCATACATGCTTTAAGACTACGGCATTCTCAAAAGCACGATGAAGTAAGCTAATGTGGTCATATTCCTACATTTGATATCAATTAAGTATTTCATAGAAATCATTGTGCCATTTTTCAAGAGTGTTGTGAAAATGTTAAATCAATGATTCCATTTCGACAGTACCGATTACAATTCTAATTTAGTTGCTTGATGAGCGTCGTAAAAATGCATCACTAAACATTATTTCAAAAAGcgcgtcttttttttttttttgaatcatcCTTACTATTATtatcgttattttttttttctggaaaaatgTGTTGGTGGGGAGGAATAATTGGCCAGAAAAATTgagggagggaaagagaggaaacGGGTGGAGCCGGTCAATCGTCCGAGGTGTTGGCCAGAAATGGTGGGGCCCAAGCACAGGAGTCCCCCCCACCCCCCATGTGATCTCCAGTCGTCTGCATCTGCACTTGTTGCACAGCAATTCAGCATCCACAGGACCGATTGATTCAAttccaccaaaaataaaaataaacaattaatattttcaaatctttttctggacctttcgaccaaaaaaaaaaaaaaaaaaaccctcttttGGACCGCAATATTCGAAATCAGTGTCGCGAATTCTGGTCCAGTGCCCCTTCCGTTCTTCCTTCCGACGAGCACATGTTGCACGGCCGGCCATGTCGATGTTTCGAGTGGGCCTAAAACATGTTACTTAAGGTTAAATCTTaggccaaatttttttttttttttttttttttttttttgaggtggTGATGGACCGTCCGTTTTGAATTGCATGTGGCTTTTGAAATGGATTTCGATGAAGGATGACGGCTGTGATTGTTATTCTACTGTTGGAGGATTATTATTTAAgtaatttttgggttttgggattttggttttttctgtTGAGTTTGGTTTTGACAgactggtggtggtggtggcagtGGCCCCTCGATTGGCGGCACATGCTCCGCTCCGGATTCTCCTCCACGTGCTCCTCCCCTCTCCCCCTCCTTCATTTTCCCTCCGcttgatgattcatttttcggtttctttttttttgaaattcgtATTCGAAGCCAACTTAGAAAGGGACAAAATGTTAATCACGCTGCATAATCGGTTTTGGGATGGTTTTGTTTTTGGGGTAATTTCATACTTTTGATTTTATAGCTGCGTGGGTCGGGTATTCAAGTTCCGTAACTCTTGATTTAGGCAATCGAACCTCGTTGATTTAGTTAGGGTGTGTATCGATCCCTTTTCAATTGAGAAACCAAATTGGAATAGATTGGCTGGTTATGGATGAATTTCGGAGGATATGATCGGGTTCccgattccaaaattttggaatcggGACTAATTAATCCAATTCTAGATTCCACGTAAGGAATAGATAaatcccaaaaagaagaagaaagaagaaaaaatcatcgCTTTTTGAGACCAACCTTGAAACTAGACTAGACCGGTTGATTGGGTTGAGTTGGTCTTGGACTCTCGGGTGGGAGCTAATCACTCTTGAATTTCAGTCTATTGATTTATGTAGCCCTCTGATTACCAAATGGCAAAAATATCGATCAGACTGATAAGGACCGGTTGTTCCTTGCTTTTTATCAACTTGCTAACTCTATCAAAATCAAAAGGTTATGTAACTTTTTTCATTTGAGTTGGACATGCCATTATCTCATCAATACTTATCTTTGCCTTTGTAAGATGACATGTcactttcataaaaagaaaagagtataCATACATGCAGTCATTAATTCAAGCGGAATTTCTAATCTTAAATCATtgtaggacttgattgaacattAGACTAAACTTAAAACCCCGCAAAATGAAATTCAACAAGCTTGAGGTTTGATGTTGCGATCCAAATTTATGTAGTTCCTTGTTTGATTTCTATGTCACTTGAAGTTGTCATTTGATGATTTTGGCTGGAATTGGAGAACTAAACATAATTGATGAAGGAGAGTTGAATCTTGATAATAATTGGGGAATCTGAATAATGTAGTCCCAATAATGATCAGAAACTAGTGCTGGACAAATTAGAAGAATGTTTGTAGCAAAGTGACAATTATTGATTGGATTATCTAAGAAGCTCAAGTAGCAAGTACAGCTCATCTATCCATGTAAAGGGTCTTGGCATATATATTGAATTCCATGCCAAAAAGTTAAGCTCGTAATTAGACAAGGGCGATCGAGATTTAGGTAGCAATTTCCTTTCTATTATGGAAAAATTGAATTACAATCACACGTCAACTtgtgaacaaaaatattaatcttTACAAAGCGATTCCTTATTAACAATGGTGGAGGGATTGCAGGAGCCCTTCACTAGTAATTTGGACTGAACATCTTCTCAAATCggcaattttctttccttctcctttgtCCCCTCATAAATGTTCTTTCCATGTCAAGACGGGTGAGTCTGAATTTGTGATCCATCGTACCCCATCTGACGAATACGTCACGATAGAAACACGCGATGCGACTGGTCAATAAGAAGCGAGATACGTAAGTCCGTGACgccaaatcaaatgaaattaatGGCATCTGAGCAGACAACGATTAGTTAATCATATCGCGTCAATGCCGTCCGAGGCTGTCGTGTAAAGTACTTCTTCTCTCCTTCTTGGTGGTGCTGTGCTCGTACAATGTCACTGACAGTTCATATGCATTGGACGCAAGCAACTGCAGGATGCGTTGGACCTctcaatttttctaaaatatagaTAGAATTTGGTGATTCCATTCTATGATCCTAAAGTTGAATTCCTGCtattaaaatttgtatttcttCATTCCGAAAGTCAGAGACTTTCTTATGTTTTTAGgataatagaaaataataattcttaaactttggttcaatatataatatcatattttaacttttaatttattcaatataattcataaaatttaaaaaaatacttaaTTTATTACTCGAACTATATGGAAATATCAAACGTTACTCTTCAATTAAGTCAAATTCATGAACAAcactgaatattttcatatagtttatggactcaattgaaaatgtataaaaaaaatttaaagaccatattaactaaattaaaagaTCTAGAGTGACATTGCAAAATAtgttaaaattcatgaatcgcATTGAACAAGTTAAAAAAGTTAAAGGATAACATTGTACGAAAAAATAAAGTTCACGGACTatttgagtcttttttttttttttgcaaaaattagaggaaaatgaatcttttttttttcccacacGATTTATCTCACTTTAATGCTTTTTACCTTTTATCAATTTCTCGTGGAGAACTTTATTCTTTCACTTTAAGCTTTTCAGGCACCCGCCATTCTCCATAAGCGTGCCCATGCTCGACACTTGCATGCGCAATTGTCAGAtaacttttcttgtttctctctgatttatttttaagaattaatgaataaatatatatcatatataatCCAATTATGATAATGTAGATAATTCTAACAAAAAATAGGATGATGTCAAGTAGTAATATAGAAAATGTGTTATCTTTTGCGCAGATTATGGGATGAGAAGTGAAGGAACCAAAGATTGAAGCCAGAAGTTATCGGTTGGGTGGCATTCTATCAATTGCCATACTCATTGAATGGTGCTGTTGCCGGGACATTTTATTCCTATGAATTTAATGTCAATCCACCCCCGTCGAAAACCCTAGTGCCGGTTC
Protein-coding regions in this window:
- the LOC120293103 gene encoding arabinogalactan protein 41-like, with protein sequence MEVYRFSHGVLAAIAALVIAIALPTAQAQSRAPAPAPASDGTSIDQGVAYVLMLVALVLTYLIHNADISSTF
- the LOC104443968 gene encoding uncharacterized protein LOC104443968, giving the protein MSGAGAGAGAVAGAGAGAGGQPVCAQEALDLLNCVAQTPYDHDKCVRLLNSLRECVLNKKVKKFSLAEEPQDSGTSKKRA